AGAGCGGAAGCGGATTAACCGCATTTATCTTCATATGGTGCTGCACTGCCTGTTCGGGCATGTTTTCAGACAGCCGCAGGGAGCGCAGGAATACTGGGACCTGGCGTGCGATATCGCGATGGAATCCATCATTGATGACATGCAGATCCGCTGCGTAAAGCTGCCTGTTTCCTGGGAGCGGGAGAAGCTCTATAAGGAGCTGCGCCAGGAATTAAAGGTGCTGACGGCGGAGGGCATCTGTCATGTGCTGGAGGAGAAAAAGCCAGAGGAGGCGGAGCTTGCAAAATGGCGCCGGGAGTTCACGGTAGATGAACACAGCCGCTGGTGCCGCAGTCCGGAGCACCCCAGGGATGTGCAGACGCGGGACCGCTGGCAGGATATCCGGGAAAAAATGGAGATGGATATGGACACCTTTTCGAAGGAAGCTTCGGAGGAAAGCGGCGGACTGAAGGAGCAGCTGAAGGTGGTGCAGCGGGAGACAATGGACTACCGCACGTTCCTGAAAAAGTTTGCGGTGCTGAAGGAAGCCGTGCAGGTCGATACCGACCAGTTTGATTATGTATTTTACAGCTACGGGCTGTCGTTGTACGGCAATATGCCGCTGATAGAGCCGCAGGAGACGAAGGAGGTAAAGCGGATCGAGGAATTTGCCGTGGTGATCGATACGTCCATGTCCTGCTCCGGGGAGCTTGTGCGGGCGTTTCTGGAGGAGACTTATGCGATTCTGACAGAGCAGGAAACCTTCTTTCGCAGGATAAACCTCCATATTATCCAGTGCGATGAGCGTGTGCAGGCGGATACGAAAATATCCTCCGTGGAAGAGCTGGAGGAGTATATGGAGCACTTTGAAATCATTGGCAGCGGCGGCACGGATTTCCGGCCGGCATTTGCCTATGTGGAGCAGCTTATCCGGGAGCGGGAATTTACGAATTTAAAAGGACTGCTTTATTTTACGGACGGATTTGGCATCTATCCGAAGCGGATGCCGCCATTTGAGACGGCATTTCTGTTTGTGGAGGAGGAGCAGGCGGATACCGGCGTTCCGCCGTGGGCGATGAAGCTGGTGATCCGGCGGCAGGACCTTCAGAGGCACCGGAAAAAGGAATGAACGGTGCCTGCGGATACCGCGGGGACGTTAAAAAGAAAAAGTTGTGAGGACAGTTATGAATATTAAACGGGCAAAGGAAGAAATACGAAATTCCATTGAGGCGTATTTAAGCAGGGATGCATACGGAGAATACCGGATCCCGCCGGTGCGGCAGCGGCCTCTGCTGCTGATTGGACCGCCGGGAATCGGAAAAACACAGATCATGGAGCAGATCGCGCGCGAAAATAAGCTGGGGCTTGTCTCCTATACCATCACGCATCACACGCGGCAGAGCGCCATCGGGCTGCCCTTTATACGGGAAAAGGAGTTTGGCGGCAGGATGTATTCTGTGACAGAATATACCATGAGTGAAATCATCGCCTCTGTGTATGAGAAAATGGAGCAGACCGGATTAAAAGAGGGGATTCTCTTTATTGATGAGATTAACTGTGTGTCGGAGACGCTGGCGCCCGCCATGCTGCAGTTCCTGCAGTGCAAGACCTTCGGCAATCAGAAGGTACCGGAGGGCTGGGTGATCGTGGCGGCAGGCAACCCGCCGGAGTATAATAAATCGGTGCGCGAGTTTGACGTGGTGACACTGGACCGTATCAAGAAAATTGATGTGGAGGCAGATTTTTCTGTCTGGAAGGAGTATGCGTATGCAGCGGGGATCCACAACGCGATTATCTCGTATCTGGAGCTGAAAAAGGAAAATTTCTATAAGGTGGAGACGACGGTGGACGGCAAGCTGTTCGCCACTGCCCGCGGCTGGGAGGATCTGTCACAGCTTCTGCAGGTTTATGAATCGCTTGGCAGGACGGCGGACCGCGAGGTGATCTACCAGTATATCCAGCACTGGCGGATCGCTAAGGATTTTGCCAATTATCTGGAACTGTATAACAAATATAAAAAGGATTACCGCGTGCAGGAGATTCTGCAGGGGAGAATCAGCGATGAGGCGGTGGATAAAATCCGCCGGGCTTCCTTTGATGAAAAGCTCAGCGTAATCGGGCTGCTGCTGTCGGCGCTGCACGGGCTGTTTGCCGGGGCATATCAGATGGACCGGTATGTCACGGGACTCTTTGACAGGCTGAAGGAATATAAAAAGCTTCTGGGAGAAGATATGCAGAAGCTCTCCGGGGAGGAGGCGCAGAAACTTCTGGAGGCGGTTGTCCAGAAAGCTGCGCAGGAGCTGGAGCGCCGGAAACAGGCGGGGCATCTTACCAGGGAGGAAGCACATGTGCAGATGGAAACCGGGCAGACGCTGGAGCGCTATGTGGCTGCTCTGAAGGAGCAGAGGACAGAAAACGGGCAGCAGGCATTTGCAAAGATACGGGAGTTGTTTGCCGGGGAGCCGCCCAGGCGTGACGACGCGCTGCAGCAGGCGGACACGGCGCTGAATTACGTGTTTGATTTTCTGGAGCGCGCCTTTGGCGACAGCCAGGAAATGGTGGTGTTTATCACAGAAATGAACACGGATTATTACGCCGCATGGTTTGTGGATATCAATGGCTGTGACCGGTTTTATAAGTATAATAAAAGTCTGCTTTTCTCCGAGCGGCAGAAGGGAATCCTGCAGGAACTGGCGCAGATAGAGGATATGTTATAAAGAAGAAGCAGCCGGGGAATGCTTCTGGCTGATGTGTATTTCGGGGATACAAAGATAAAAAACGCGCTGTGAATGTATCGCATATGCGACGCATCCGCAGCGCGTTTTTGCAGGGAGACTTCCGGCTTCTTTGCATGTGCAGCGGGCCGGGCGTCATGCCTGTGTATTCATGCGGCGATTCCTGCCGGGTATTTACCTTAATACGGGTCGCCGACAATGTGTACGTTAATCAGGTTTGTTGTTCCCGACATGCCGAGCGGTACCCCGGCGGTAATCACAGTAATATCGCCGTCCTTCAGAAGACCGGCGGCAGTCGCTTCCTCCACGGAATGTTCAAACAGCTCGAAGGTATCCTGTTCCTCCTTTGTCTGGATCGGCACCACGCCCCAGCTGAGGTTGAGCTGGCGGCATACATGCGGATGCGTTGCGCAGCCGATAATCGGACATGCAGGACGGTACTTTGAAATCGTGTGGGCGGTGCCGCCGGATTTTGTGACGGTTACAATCGCCTGCGCCCGCAGATCGTGTGCGGTGGAGCAGGTGGCATAGGCAATCGCCTCTGTAATATTCTGCTGTCCGCTGCCGGTACTGATGTGATTGAAGCGGTTTACATAATCAATGTCCGCCTCCGTATGAAGCGCGATGCGCACCATCGTCTGCAGCGTTTCCACCGGATATTTTCCAGCGGCGGTCTCTCCGGAGAGCATGATAGCGCTGGTGCCGTCGTAAATGGCGTTTGCCACGTCCGTTGCCTCGGCTCTTGTGGGGCGCGGATGGGTAATCATGGAATCGAGCATCTGCGTGGCGGTGATGGAAACCTTGCCGGCCTGGATGGTCTTTTTAATCAGCTTTTTCTGGATTGCCGGAACGTCCTCCAGCGGGATTTCCACACCCATATCGCCGCGGGCAATCATGATGCCGTCGGCAACCTCCAGAATCTCGTCGATATTGTCGACCCCTTCTTTATTCTCAATTTTTGCGATAATCTGAATCGTATCACAGTTCTGTTCCTCCAGAATTTTGCGGATTTCCAGAATATCCTGTGCGGAACGTGTAAAGGATGCGGCGATAAAATCAAAGCCCATTTTGATGCCGAAAAGAATGTCGTCATGGTCTTTTTCACTGACGAACGGCATGGAGAGCGACACGTCAGGTACGTTTACGCCCTTGCGGTTGGAAACCGGACCGGAGTTGAGCACTTCGCAGATGATATCGGTATCTGTGACCTCTTTGATGGAAAGTCCGATCAGACCGTCGTCCAGCAGGATCATATTGCCGGCTTTGACATCCTTTACAAGATTGGCGTAGGTGATGGAAACGATGGAAGCGTCGCCCTCCACCTCCCGCGTGGTGAGCGTGAAGGTCTGTCCCTTCTGGAGCTGTACCTTTCCTTCTTTAAAGGTTTTCAGACGGATTTCCGGTCCCTTGGTGTCCAGCAGGGCGGCAACCGGAAGCTTTGCCTTGTTTCTTGCCTTTTTCAGCGCAACAAAACGCACGCGCTGTTCTTCATGCGTGCCGTGGGAAAAATTAAAACGCGCCACGTTCATACCGGAGTCGATCAGTGATTCCAGTACGCCGGGCTGGTCCGTGGATGGTCCGAGTGTACAGATGATTTTTGTTTTTCTCAGCATAGTCAGTTCTCTCCATTCGTTAAAATAAATTTGTAGATGATTTCTGCAACGGCATCATGATTGTTGTCATGCTCCGTTACGTAATTTCCGTGTGCGCGCATGGAAGCGTCTGCGTTTTTCATGATAGCGCTGATATGCGTCGCCTCCAGCATGGGAATATCGTTGTCGGCATCCCCCGCCGAGATTGTATTTTCCGGCGGAATATCAAACATATCGCAGAAAATCCGGACAGCGCTGCCCTTGGAGACGCCAACCGGCATATATTCCAGATAATTCGGACAGGAAAAGAAGCTGTCCGCCTTTCCTTCTGCCCAGCCTGCGAGGGATTTCTGAAAGTCGTGCAGTCTCTGCGGTTCGTCCAGATTAATGATAATCACCTTTTCCGGTTCCTCCGGCAGAGCCTGGCAGACATCCTCCACAATCAGATAATCCATCGTGGTAGCCGTCGTGTAGGAAAGCAGCTCGCGGGTATTGTGTGCGGAAAGCACGGCGCTGCGGGTGTAGGTATGCGCATACAGACCGGCTTTCTCCGCCGCTTCCAGAAGATAGCGGACAATGTCTTTTGCGAGTGTTTTCCGGTAAATGGGCTTTTGGTGACAGAGGTCATAAATGCAGGCGCCATTGTAGGTGATGGCATAGCAGCCCTCGGAAGTCAGCGACATTTTTTTCGCAAATTTCAGCGCGCTGATGGTGGCGCGTCCGCTGGTGATGACGATTTTATGTCCCTGGCGCAGCGCCTCGCGGATGGCCGCCATGTTTCCCGGCGTGATTTCCTTTTCATCATTAAGGAGCGTGCCGTCCAGGTCGAGAAATAAGATTTTTTTATCATGCATCATTGCTTTGTTCTCCTGCTTCGCAGATTTGTCAGAATATGATACGGGATACGTAAATTTCCCCGCCCCACGCCGAGGTCGATATGGGGCTTGTTGCTTCCGTGAAAGTCGGAACCGCCGGAAATCAGCAGACCGTGCCGCTTCGCAAGCTGCCGGACGAAGCTCTCATCGAAGGCGGAGTGCGTGGAGTAGATGGCTTCAATGCCAATCAGTCCCGCTTTTTTCAGGGAGGAGAGCAGAATGTCCATTTCTTCCTCCGAAAGACGGTAAAGCATCGGGTGCGCCAGGACGGGAATACCGCCCGTACTGGAAATCAGATGCACCGCCTGCACCGGGGTCACTTTTTCCCGCGGAACAAAACAGGGGCAGGCTTCTCCGATGTAGCGCTCAAATGCTTCCGGCATCTCCTTAACATAGCCGTGGTCCATAAGATAGCGCGCAAAGTGCGCCCGTGTCCACACGGCGTCCCCAAAAGCGGCTTCCATCTGCCCGTGGGAGATATCGATGCCGTTCTCCTGCATTTTTTTAATCATTTTTTCGTTGCGGATGTCGCGGGAATCCTGGAAGCGGGTGAGCTGGCTGCAGAAATCAGCGCTCCGGTAATCAATATCCAGTCCGACAATGTGAATATCTTTCCCCTTATATTCCGTGGAAAATTCAATCCCGGCAACAACTTCGAGAGCGGTGCCCTCTGCGGCGGCAAATGCTTCCGGGAGCCCGGCAACCGTGTCGTGGTCTGTCAGCGCAAAGGCTCTCAGCCCCTTCTCACAGGCATAAGAAACCAGCTCAGCGGGCGACATTGTGCCGTCCGAGCAATTAGAATGTACATGAAGATCTACCGTTTCCATCAAAGCGCCTCCCAATTCCATAAAGATGAATATTTATTAGTATACCGCAAATTACCATATCCTTGCAAGTGGTGGGAAGAAGATAAAATATTTTTTGCAATACCGGATGATTGCACATTAGTTTCCAATACCTACCGTATTTGGTAGGTGTTGTCGGATAATTAATGTTACAATTTTATATATATTTTGACATCGGATATCTGAAGATAAAGCTTAAAACAGGAGTATGCAAATGGAGAACGGGGAAAGTATCGCGAATCAGACACAGAGTGAGCTAGTGCAGGAGGAAGAAGCTGTTATTTTTCCGCTCTCCTGTAATCCGGATATAGAAGAAAGTACAGCCACACAGGTATTTTACAGACATCTGGAGAAGGCTTTTGCAGAACCAAGGATTCGGAACATTGCCATTACAGGTAGCTTTGGGGTAGGAAAAAGCAGTATGCTCCGATCTTTTGAGAAGCATTACCATGAAACATCTATTGCGCCGACGGATGTAAAACATAAATGGGGCATAAAAAAAGAGAAAATACAGAAGAATTTTCTGTATATATCACTGGGAAAGTTTTCAGAAAAAAAGAATGAGGACGAAAATGAGAACGAAAATGAGAACGAAAATGAAAATCAGATTGAACGTC
This is a stretch of genomic DNA from Marvinbryantia formatexigens DSM 14469. It encodes these proteins:
- a CDS encoding VWA-like domain-containing protein, yielding MEREQEFRRRMESAGRHILAQARDELFLHMRFLDVALSSFSYVMDGSVETVATDGNFIYYNTRYLGGEFSTERKRINRIYLHMVLHCLFGHVFRQPQGAQEYWDLACDIAMESIIDDMQIRCVKLPVSWEREKLYKELRQELKVLTAEGICHVLEEKKPEEAELAKWRREFTVDEHSRWCRSPEHPRDVQTRDRWQDIREKMEMDMDTFSKEASEESGGLKEQLKVVQRETMDYRTFLKKFAVLKEAVQVDTDQFDYVFYSYGLSLYGNMPLIEPQETKEVKRIEEFAVVIDTSMSCSGELVRAFLEETYAILTEQETFFRRINLHIIQCDERVQADTKISSVEELEEYMEHFEIIGSGGTDFRPAFAYVEQLIREREFTNLKGLLYFTDGFGIYPKRMPPFETAFLFVEEEQADTGVPPWAMKLVIRRQDLQRHRKKE
- the pyk gene encoding pyruvate kinase, with translation MLRKTKIICTLGPSTDQPGVLESLIDSGMNVARFNFSHGTHEEQRVRFVALKKARNKAKLPVAALLDTKGPEIRLKTFKEGKVQLQKGQTFTLTTREVEGDASIVSITYANLVKDVKAGNMILLDDGLIGLSIKEVTDTDIICEVLNSGPVSNRKGVNVPDVSLSMPFVSEKDHDDILFGIKMGFDFIAASFTRSAQDILEIRKILEEQNCDTIQIIAKIENKEGVDNIDEILEVADGIMIARGDMGVEIPLEDVPAIQKKLIKKTIQAGKVSITATQMLDSMITHPRPTRAEATDVANAIYDGTSAIMLSGETAAGKYPVETLQTMVRIALHTEADIDYVNRFNHISTGSGQQNITEAIAYATCSTAHDLRAQAIVTVTKSGGTAHTISKYRPACPIIGCATHPHVCRQLNLSWGVVPIQTKEEQDTFELFEHSVEEATAAGLLKDGDITVITAGVPLGMSGTTNLINVHIVGDPY
- a CDS encoding PHP domain-containing protein translates to METVDLHVHSNCSDGTMSPAELVSYACEKGLRAFALTDHDTVAGLPEAFAAAEGTALEVVAGIEFSTEYKGKDIHIVGLDIDYRSADFCSQLTRFQDSRDIRNEKMIKKMQENGIDISHGQMEAAFGDAVWTRAHFARYLMDHGYVKEMPEAFERYIGEACPCFVPREKVTPVQAVHLISSTGGIPVLAHPMLYRLSEEEMDILLSSLKKAGLIGIEAIYSTHSAFDESFVRQLAKRHGLLISGGSDFHGSNKPHIDLGVGRGNLRIPYHILTNLRSRRTKQ
- a CDS encoding AAA family ATPase; this translates as MNIKRAKEEIRNSIEAYLSRDAYGEYRIPPVRQRPLLLIGPPGIGKTQIMEQIARENKLGLVSYTITHHTRQSAIGLPFIREKEFGGRMYSVTEYTMSEIIASVYEKMEQTGLKEGILFIDEINCVSETLAPAMLQFLQCKTFGNQKVPEGWVIVAAGNPPEYNKSVREFDVVTLDRIKKIDVEADFSVWKEYAYAAGIHNAIISYLELKKENFYKVETTVDGKLFATARGWEDLSQLLQVYESLGRTADREVIYQYIQHWRIAKDFANYLELYNKYKKDYRVQEILQGRISDEAVDKIRRASFDEKLSVIGLLLSALHGLFAGAYQMDRYVTGLFDRLKEYKKLLGEDMQKLSGEEAQKLLEAVVQKAAQELERRKQAGHLTREEAHVQMETGQTLERYVAALKEQRTENGQQAFAKIRELFAGEPPRRDDALQQADTALNYVFDFLERAFGDSQEMVVFITEMNTDYYAAWFVDINGCDRFYKYNKSLLFSERQKGILQELAQIEDML
- a CDS encoding Cof-type HAD-IIB family hydrolase, which produces MMHDKKILFLDLDGTLLNDEKEITPGNMAAIREALRQGHKIVITSGRATISALKFAKKMSLTSEGCYAITYNGACIYDLCHQKPIYRKTLAKDIVRYLLEAAEKAGLYAHTYTRSAVLSAHNTRELLSYTTATTMDYLIVEDVCQALPEEPEKVIIINLDEPQRLHDFQKSLAGWAEGKADSFFSCPNYLEYMPVGVSKGSAVRIFCDMFDIPPENTISAGDADNDIPMLEATHISAIMKNADASMRAHGNYVTEHDNNHDAVAEIIYKFILTNGEN